In a single window of the Candidatus Cloacimonadota bacterium genome:
- a CDS encoding HNH endonuclease: MNNTKKSISDLVLEYFKKHPRIELKHGPVVDWVTKEYLKYHYEPPRDPWRAIRKLHQEGKLIKVNKGIYKYDPDYINNVELWEFSEKTKKEILKKDNYKCVVCGRGVKDGVELVVDHIKSKDKGGTNTIENGETLCMEHNLMKKNYSQTEAGKNYFIKMYNKAVKINDPRMIKFCKCVFNCYDAYKINGHIKRPNNK, from the coding sequence ATGAATAATACGAAAAAATCTATATCAGATTTAGTTTTAGAATATTTTAAAAAGCATCCAAGAATTGAACTGAAACACGGACCTGTTGTTGATTGGGTAACAAAGGAATATCTAAAATACCATTATGAACCTCCCAGAGATCCTTGGCGAGCGATAAGAAAATTACATCAAGAAGGAAAACTCATTAAAGTTAACAAAGGAATATATAAATATGACCCTGATTATATTAATAATGTCGAATTATGGGAATTTTCTGAAAAAACTAAAAAAGAAATATTAAAAAAAGATAATTATAAGTGTGTTGTTTGTGGTAGAGGAGTAAAAGATGGTGTTGAATTAGTAGTAGATCATATTAAATCAAAAGATAAAGGTGGTACAAATACAATTGAGAATGGTGAAACTTTGTGTATGGAACACAATCTAATGAAAAAGAATTATTCCCAAACAGAAGCTGGGAAAAATTATTTTATCAAAATGTATAATAAGGCTGTTAAAATTAATGACCCAAGAATGATAAAATTTTGTAAATGTGTATTTAATTGCTATGACGCTTATAAGATAAATGGTCATATAAAAAGACCGAACAATAAATAA
- a CDS encoding site-specific DNA-methyltransferase, with protein MLYFKEKNLRIYNDDILQINAIPENSIDLIVTSPPYNVDIKYGEHNDKMSYSDYLIFTEKWLSKCLYLLKKDGRFCLNIPLDKNKGGAQSVFADIISIARKMGWKYHSTIVWNEGNISRRTAWGSWMSASSPYVIAPVEMIAILYKESWKKRSGSKKNDITKKEFMQWTNGVWTFSGESKKKIGHPAPFPIELPKRCIKLFTYVGDIVLDPFVGSGSTLIAAFNTKRKGIGIEIDKNYYELAKKRIVKECSIYQTNFNKSEIDE; from the coding sequence ATGTTATATTTTAAAGAGAAAAACCTAAGAATTTACAATGATGATATTTTACAAATAAATGCCATTCCGGAAAATAGCATAGATTTAATTGTGACTTCGCCACCCTACAATGTTGATATTAAATATGGCGAACATAATGATAAAATGTCATATTCTGATTATTTGATTTTCACTGAAAAATGGCTGTCAAAATGTCTTTATCTATTAAAAAAAGATGGTCGCTTTTGCTTGAATATACCACTTGATAAAAACAAAGGTGGAGCTCAAAGTGTATTTGCTGACATTATTTCTATTGCAAGGAAGATGGGCTGGAAATATCATTCCACAATTGTATGGAATGAAGGAAATATTTCACGACGCACTGCTTGGGGAAGCTGGATGTCAGCTTCATCTCCGTATGTAATTGCTCCAGTAGAAATGATTGCTATTTTATATAAAGAATCCTGGAAAAAGAGAAGTGGCAGTAAAAAAAATGATATCACTAAAAAGGAATTTATGCAATGGACAAATGGTGTATGGACATTCAGCGGTGAAAGTAAGAAAAAAATCGGACATCCTGCACCTTTCCCAATTGAATTGCCAAAAAGATGTATAAAACTTTTTACTTATGTTGGTGATATTGTGTTAGACCCATTTGTAGGAAGTGGGTCCACTCTAATAGCTGCATTTAATACAAAACGAAAAGGGATAGGTATAGAAATTGATAAAAATTATTATGAATTAGCAAAAAAAAGGATTGTAAAAGAATGCAGTATTTACCAGACTAACTTTAATAAAAGTGAAATAGATGAATAA
- a CDS encoding type II toxin-antitoxin system Phd/YefM family antitoxin has translation MQRAKKNLIPEIIFRRGKPVGVILDITKYQEILERLEDIEDLKMLEEMRKKPLKFKKLEDFLGGKK, from the coding sequence ATGCAAAGAGCAAAAAAAAATCTAATACCTGAAATTATTTTCAGGCGAGGAAAACCAGTAGGAGTTATTCTGGATATTACTAAATATCAAGAAATATTGGAAAGATTAGAGGATATAGAAGATTTGAAGATGTTGGAAGAGATGAGAAAAAAGCCGCTTAAATTCAAAAAGTTAGAAGACTTTTTAGGAGGTAAAAAGTGA
- a CDS encoding helix-hairpin-helix domain-containing protein: MKKITLFFLTILFSISLLISAENQQLDLNQANMDEIKILPITEKQAEDIYYYRTFQKYFESVYELRDIKSIDQITFNRIKPLVKISPYTDYDEVAQRRDQIYYLLRRLASNEGSQEGISDLWGDLLISPININTATFHELLNMPIVTPSDVKAILQQRKLGEFADYRSMRKSPGLTHYGATNLKHYVIYYTPERKSRWFFNYRFKLNNSPYSEELEEVLRESFVPDSTNEKFSMWGRYNLDNAEPEVSHKFRARMQDWINLEFGSIFFLKKGENRNLNFLEFHNDFTSTLKDNSKASFTADITPIKTKVILGNYRATFGQGLVMENTDYFDRRRTGFGYGKRVLGIFSDLSPTEEFALKGGAVEFNNNFLNASVFYSNDKKDAVVWDSNNDGIINDDDDLFYYIISKPRFSNEELESAEEYFNQYRPGLSHPKPEILMCPRRDALKEILRGGHIELSPIIGTHLGITAYETEYDRHFNIVPSNSVGEYLIADSYYYKKIKMTDSEISSLYSTKTEDYEKNYRRVYGFDWQTTLNNLSFQGEYAELEVDGKPVKLGDDPKAIVASAYLGFENLNFLMLYRNYDLAFDNPYARPFAEHERFDGTILEKQYYLKNPLVSEVYYNSPWSQPEEGVYIESRYKFHRQLTLTKVYLDIWKRKSDGRRSIRFQGELDYRPIYQVSIRLKEKLQTNRSEDTSARSVSKTSETTLKLNTYLTNRDKLSLEYRFTKVWMSPYTSLTNSAEPGETIVPTANVLNHGDFIAANYTHNFTDYFRIEGSFLFWNGHGISHWDWEDMEIDFMGSEGMKYWFTIYDRISNHLAVSFKYKVKHFKDEELYLRKYNEPVEGQNYVPQTKYKESSIRLQIDWNF, encoded by the coding sequence ATGAAAAAAATAACATTATTTTTTCTAACTATATTATTCTCTATATCCTTGCTAATATCTGCCGAGAATCAGCAGTTAGACTTGAACCAAGCAAACATGGATGAAATAAAAATTCTACCAATTACTGAAAAGCAAGCTGAAGATATCTATTACTATCGGACTTTTCAAAAATATTTTGAATCCGTTTACGAACTGCGTGACATAAAAAGCATTGACCAAATAACCTTCAATAGAATAAAACCTTTGGTGAAGATCTCACCATACACAGACTACGATGAGGTAGCACAAAGAAGAGACCAGATTTATTACCTCTTACGAAGATTGGCTTCAAATGAAGGCTCTCAAGAAGGAATATCAGATTTGTGGGGTGACTTGCTAATATCTCCCATAAATATCAATACTGCTACCTTTCATGAGTTGCTGAATATGCCAATTGTGACTCCGTCTGATGTAAAGGCTATCTTACAGCAACGCAAATTAGGTGAATTCGCTGACTATAGAAGTATGAGAAAGTCGCCTGGACTTACCCATTATGGAGCTACAAATCTTAAACACTATGTAATCTACTATACACCTGAACGAAAAAGCAGATGGTTTTTTAACTACAGATTCAAATTGAATAACTCGCCTTATTCTGAAGAACTGGAAGAAGTTCTACGAGAAAGTTTCGTGCCTGACAGCACAAATGAAAAATTCTCTATGTGGGGAAGATATAATCTGGATAATGCTGAACCAGAAGTTTCACATAAATTCAGAGCAAGAATGCAAGATTGGATAAATTTGGAATTCGGCTCAATCTTCTTTTTGAAAAAAGGTGAAAATAGAAATCTAAACTTCTTGGAATTTCATAATGACTTCACCTCAACTTTAAAAGATAACTCAAAAGCCAGCTTTACAGCAGATATCACGCCCATAAAAACAAAAGTAATACTAGGAAATTACCGTGCCACTTTTGGACAGGGTCTGGTTATGGAAAACACAGATTATTTTGACAGACGCAGAACAGGTTTTGGATATGGCAAAAGAGTACTTGGAATTTTTTCTGACCTATCCCCTACTGAAGAATTTGCTTTAAAAGGCGGAGCAGTTGAATTTAATAATAATTTTCTGAATGCCTCTGTTTTTTATTCAAATGATAAAAAAGATGCAGTTGTCTGGGACAGCAATAATGATGGTATTATTAATGATGATGACGACCTGTTCTATTATATAATCTCAAAACCACGATTTTCTAATGAAGAATTGGAAAGTGCTGAAGAATACTTTAATCAATACCGACCAGGTTTATCTCACCCAAAACCAGAAATACTGATGTGCCCACGCCGAGATGCACTTAAAGAAATTTTGCGGGGTGGTCATATAGAATTATCCCCGATTATTGGAACTCATCTTGGAATTACTGCTTATGAAACCGAATATGACAGACATTTTAACATTGTGCCATCTAATTCTGTAGGCGAATACCTGATTGCAGATAGTTATTATTACAAAAAAATCAAGATGACTGACTCTGAAATATCATCGCTGTATTCCACGAAAACTGAGGATTATGAAAAAAATTATCGCAGAGTTTATGGATTTGACTGGCAAACAACTCTTAATAATCTTTCTTTTCAAGGTGAATATGCAGAATTAGAAGTAGATGGCAAACCAGTAAAATTAGGCGATGACCCAAAAGCAATTGTAGCAAGTGCTTATTTAGGTTTTGAGAACCTGAATTTTCTTATGCTTTATAGAAATTACGATTTAGCCTTTGACAATCCTTATGCTCGTCCTTTTGCAGAGCATGAAAGATTTGATGGCACAATACTTGAAAAACAATACTATCTGAAAAACCCACTTGTTTCTGAAGTTTATTATAATTCTCCTTGGTCACAGCCAGAAGAAGGCGTTTATATTGAATCAAGATATAAATTTCATCGCCAACTTACACTTACTAAAGTCTATCTTGATATATGGAAAAGAAAATCTGATGGAAGAAGAAGCATCCGTTTTCAAGGAGAATTAGATTATAGACCAATCTATCAAGTAAGTATCAGACTGAAAGAAAAGCTGCAAACTAATCGTTCTGAAGACACTTCTGCAAGGTCGGTTTCCAAAACAAGTGAAACTACATTAAAATTAAATACATATCTCACAAACAGAGATAAACTTTCACTTGAATACCGTTTTACTAAGGTCTGGATGTCTCCTTATACTTCCCTAACAAATAGTGCAGAACCGGGAGAAACTATTGTTCCAACTGCAAATGTCTTAAATCATGGTGATTTTATTGCGGCAAATTATACACATAACTTCACGGATTACTTTAGAATTGAGGGCTCATTCCTTTTCTGGAATGGTCACGGCATCAGTCATTGGGATTGGGAAGATATGGAAATTGATTTTATGGGCAGCGAAGGAATGAAATATTGGTTCACAATTTATGATAGAATCTCCAATCATCTGGCGGTTTCATTCAAGTATAAAGTAAAACATTTTAAAGATGAGGAATTATACCTTAGAAAATATAATGAACCTGTTGAGGGACAAAATTATGTTCCACAAACGAAATATAAAGAAAGTTCTATCAGATTACAGATAGATTGGAATTTTTAA
- a CDS encoding GxxExxY protein, with the protein MFKYKEITEKIIKGFYEVYNELGAGFLESVYEHALFIVLTGYGLCVEEQKDIPVLFRSQIIGNFRTDLIINEKVIVEIKAVRCLLPEYEAQIINYLKATNIEVGLLVNFGKKLEFKRFIYDNYRKNISANL; encoded by the coding sequence ATGTTTAAATATAAAGAAATTACAGAAAAAATAATTAAAGGTTTCTACGAAGTCTATAATGAACTTGGGGCTGGCTTTCTTGAGTCTGTTTATGAACATGCTTTATTCATTGTCTTAACTGGCTATGGATTGTGTGTTGAGGAGCAAAAGGACATTCCTGTTCTTTTTCGTAGCCAGATTATTGGGAATTTTAGAACAGACCTGATTATAAATGAGAAGGTAATTGTAGAGATAAAAGCAGTTCGTTGTCTGCTTCCTGAGTATGAAGCTCAAATTATTAATTATTTGAAAGCTACAAATATCGAAGTGGGTTTATTAGTAAATTTTGGAAAAAAACTTGAATTTAAAAGATTCATATATGATAATTATAGAAAAAATATCAGTGCAAATCTGTGA